The genomic window CGGACTATTTATTCACAAAGCACCAACCCCATCACCCTCAACCATTGAACTACCCAAAGGGAGTCTAGGTATAACTCTGAGACAATCTTTAAATGCCTTTCATATTGAATTTTGAATAATTTGAACAATCCCTTTCGCAAGCCATTGCAGCTGACCCACAAGGATTGAGAGGCCTGATTATACATGAAACAACAATCCCCTCTGCGTCAACCATAGAACTCCCCATAGGTAGTCCAGGTATTACTTTCGAACTCACACCTCCTTTGATTTTCTACAAACATCGAAACAGAAataagtacaaagttgagtcacttattttgggacggagggagtattacttttGTACCTCCAGTCAACCATGAGAGCTTTGAACTTGATTGTTCTGGTTCGGATGCTAATGTGTATAGACCTACAACAACAGGTCCAGCTATAAGGGGCTGTGAGGGCCAACGTAAAGGGACATTATCAACGGAAAAAAATGATGTCATAAACGCACGGAGACGAGCAACTTATAAAAAGAAAATAGAAGAGGAAGGGTACCAAGAACAAAAGGATAAGTTGAACACACAAAGACGAGCAGCTTACGAGATGAAGACACCAAAGGACACAAACACATTAGATATCATAAACGCAAAGAGGCGAGCCGCTTACGAGAAGAAGGAACAAATAAACACGCAAAGACGGGAAACGGCTCAGAAACATCGTGATAGCTTAACACCAGAGCAGAAAGGGGAGATTAGTGCTCAGCGCCGACAGCGAGAGAAAGCTATCCGGAACACCCCGTGTGCTGAATCCATTGCGATGCCTCGTCCTGATTTAGCAACCTCAGCTACGGCGAGCACATGAGGTTACACCTTCAAATCTTACGGTATTCCTCGCCTGTGTACTCCACACCTTATGTTCGTATGCATTAAACAAATATTTACTTGCTCCGTATCGGTGCAGCCGCCTACTGTACCAGTACGCTGGACGATAGTATCCTCATATTGGATCCTAGGCAACAATCCCATGGTGAACAAATTGATCATGTTCCTGCTGTCACCAAGAGCCCCACATACATTCGAAACACCGAAATCGATGGTACTTATCCCATCATGAACCAGCTTTCATTTTGTAAACATTCAACAGTTGTTTATGACAACTCAAAAATGTTGCAGGTGCCTACCTAAGTAGAACCTTCGGTGACGGGGCTGTAGATGATGACCCAATCAAAATCGATGATGACCTAAAAAGTGTCGACCAGCTAACCAGTGATCCGGTAACAATAGCGGATAACGGAGCGGACGAGCAGAATCATGAGTCCAGAGCTCGGCATAGGATGAGAGAGCAAGCTTGCAAGGGAAGTATGGCGGCGAAGAAGCGTCAGGAGAAAATTGGCAAGCAAAAAACATCACAGAAGGTACCACGTGGTGAGAGGAATGCTCTACTAGATCGGCGTAATGAAAGGTTTGCAGGTAGGGTGAAGACCCCAACCGTCAGGTCCATCTCCATACGGAAATGAGCTCAAGTGGACAACCTACCGTAGTGGAAGCACACGGTGCCTCGACCTCATCTAGCACACCGGAGTACACGATCAGAAGTGAAGGTAACACTCCCATCCTTACTCTCCTTGCGTCCCTTGAGACTGAACCCTCATTTATTGGTTTCACACCTGAGCAGACGACATGGACGCTTACCTTAGTCGTCTCATGAATGATAATGTCAACCCTGACAGCCTCTTTGACGATGAGTATTACCTGTTTGCTGGTGAAGGTATGTACACCCACTTGAGCAACATCCACCCATTGGGAATATCACATTAATTTTAAACATTGTTTGTAGGCTCAGATGCTGATGACATGGAGCACGACGAATTGGAAGACTCAAGTCAAAATACCTATGTCGACCATGATCCATTGGACTATGTCTACTCAAACCTCCCAGACCACACACACATCCTGAAGCACACCGCAAATTGCAATCAGTGCAAGGCCAAGAAGTTTGTGTCCGAGGCCCCGGGATTCTGCTGCCGCAGTGGGCAGATCCAACTAAAGCAACCGGAGCCCATCCCGGAGCTAATGAGGCTTTGGTCTAGCATGGATGCGGACTCAAGGCATTTTCGGGAGAACATACAGTTCTTCAATGGCCACTTCTCCTTCACAACCCTCGGAGTCAGCCTTGATGAAAGCTACACAAACGTGAAGTCTGGGGTGTACACGTTCCGGGCGCATGGCACCATCTACCACAAAGTTCATTCCTTCGGGCCAACGTCACGTCCAGATCATCTACAGTTGTACTTCTACGACGACGACCCAGGCCTAACCCATCGCAAGGCTGCCACCGAGCAATTAGACCAGGATGTCGTCACAAAGTTAGTGgacatactcagggagaacccgTACTCCTAACAGTTTAGGAGTTTGGGTGCGCACAGGGACAACCTCGACGATTACAGGATAGACCTCAATACTGACCAGAGACTAGACCAACAGAAGTATAATAGACCTCTATCATCTGAGGTCGCTGCGATTTGGGTGGAGGGCACTGACCTAGCGAAGAGGTTCGATCGTAGGATTACACTTTGCGGGAATGACAACCAGAGGCACAGTATACATGTGACGGCTTGCTCGTATGACCCGCTCTCTTACCCACTCTTCTACCCAAGGAGGGAGCTCGGTTGGCACCCGAAACTTCCTAAATGTGATGTCCCTTGGCCGGTTGTGCAACAACCAAGAGGTAAacgtgatgatgatgaggatgtagGTAAGCCTTATTCGTATTTTGTTGTTTAGATGAATTGTATACTTCTCATATGAATTCTAATGTCCGCGTTACTCATCCATGTGCAGAGGGGAATAGCAGGTTATGCGTCTCGGTGAGAGACTACTACTGTTACATGCTCCAAACATGACTTGGGATATTCAATCCCATACTCTGTGGAGCACGATTGCTCCAGCAATGGGGCGTGGACATGTACATCAAGATTGAGAGTTGCAGGTTGAAATGGTACAAAAAGAATCAGACAAAGATCCGTGCCGACCTGTATAAAGGAGTTGTTGATGCAATTACATCCGGGGAGACCCGGGCAAGCGCTGTTGGAGTAAGGATAGTGCTCCCTGGAACGTACCCAGGTGGCGACTGCGACATGAAGCGGAGGCATATGGATGCCATGGCAATTGTCCATACCTACGGGAAGCCTGACATCTTCTTGACCATGACCTGCAACCCTAACTGGGAAGAGATAACGAATGAGTTGTTTCCTGGTCAGACAGCGCAAGACCGACCTGATCTTGTGGCTCGTGTGTTCCATGGCAAGATAGAGGCTATGAAAGAGATGTTGTTCAAGAAGAATATCTTGGGTGTTGTTGTCGCACATGTATACGTAGTCGAGTTCCAGAAGAGGGGCCTTCGCCACGCACACTTTTTGTTGATCATGGATTCTGCCTATAAGCTTGTTGTTCCGGAGCAGTACGACCGACTCATTTCTGCCGAGCTCCCAGACAAGCAGAAGTATCCTGAACTCCACGCCTTGGTGGTGAAACATATGATGCACGGACCATGCGGTGCTCTCAACCCCAACAATGTGTGCATGCAACATAACGAGTGTAAGTGCAGATACCCGCGGCCGTTCAATGAAAACACGAGAGAGGGCAAGGACTCATACCCAGTTTATCATCGTCGAGATAATGGTCGGCAGGCTAAGGTCCGGGGTAAAATGTTGGACAATAGATGGGTTGTGCCATATAACCCTTACCTTCTGCGGATGTTCAATTGCCACATCAACGTTGAGGTTTGCTCCAGCATAAAGGCCGTCAAATACCTTTACAAGTACATATACAAGGGCCATGATAGGGCTTCTTTCAGCATCGACCAGCCCGATGCCAATGGTAACATTGATGAGATCAAAAGATACGTAGACGCGAGGTGGGTTACTCCTCCAGAGGCGATGTGGAGGATATTTGGCTTTCCCTTGTGTGCCAATGACCCGCTTGTCCTACAGTTGCCTCTTCATCTCCCGAATATGCATAGGGTGGCATTCAATGAGCAAGCTCACTTGACCGACGTAGTCGCCTCTGAGAATGCTTCCAAATCCATGTTGACAGAGTATTTCAAAGCTAACCAAAACCACCCATGGGCTAGGAATATATTGTACAAGGATTTTCCTGGAAGGTTCACATGGCAGAAGGGTAAGAAGTATTGGAAAGAGCGGGTGGAGCGTTATCAGATAGGTCGAATTGTGTCTGCCAGTCCTGCCGAGGGGGAGCGATACTATCTACGTCTGCTGCTAAACCATGTTGTTGTCAAGACATCCTATGAGGACCTGCTCACCGTGGACGGTAGGCTATGCGGGAGCTTTAGAGAGGTTGCCGAAAGGTTGGGACTCATCGAGGCAGATAACATGCTCGATGACTGTCTTATCGAGGCAGAGCAGTGGGCGATGCCATGTTCGCTCAGGAGGCTCTTCACAACAATTTTGGTGCACTGTGAGCCAGGCGACGTGCGTGGTTTATGGGATAGGCACTTCGAGTCTATGTCTGATGACTATCAGCGATCACACACGTGCCCGATTAGGGTGGAACAGATGGTGTTGCTTGACATTAGGGCCTAGGGGTATGTTGCAGTCCATGGGAAAAGACATAGCTGATTTCGCTCTTCCATGCATTGACGATGCTTTCGACCCAACCGAGGGCGAGGCCATAGAAGTGATCGAGGAATCCAACGTCAATTTTGACATCAACGGCACTAAATTGGCTTCGTTGCTAAACTTGGAGCAGAGGGTTGCATACGACGAGATACTAGCTTCTGTTGAATGCGGTGATGGGGGTGTGTTCTTTCTTGATGGCCCGGGAGGTACAAGGAAGACCTTCCTGTACAGGGCGCTGCTCGCCAAGGTTCGAAGCAAGGGAAACATCTCTATCGCTACCGCGACGTCAGGCGTCGCCGCTTCTATCATGCCTGGAAGCAGGACTGCCCACTCGAGGTTCAAGATCCCGTTGAGCTGCGACGATGGCACCTCATGCACCTTCACATAGCAGAGTGGTACCGCAAAGCTACTGAGGATGGCCTCATTGATACTATGGGACGAGGCCACCATGACAAAGTGGCAGGCGGTCGAGGCACTGGACAACAGCATGCGCGACATCATGGGAAGACGAGACCGACCCTTTGGAGGAAAAATTGTTGTGTTTGGCGGGGACTTCAGGCAGGTGCTTCCCGTTGTCAGGAGGGGGTCCCGGGGTCAGATAATCGATGCAACCCTCCGAAGTTCACACCTCTGGAAGGGTATGCGCCAGCTAAGGCTCGTCACCAACATGAGGGCTCATAATGACACCTGGTTTGCCGATTACTTGCTAAGGGTAGGCAATGGCACTGAGGAAGTTGACGATCAAGGAAACATGCGACTCCCTGAAGATATTTGTGTGTCGTCTACAGGCGAGGGTGACGACCTAGAGAAGCTGATTGACCATGTGTTTTCGAGACTAGATGACAACCAGTCCGATCCGAATTACATGACTTCACGCGCAATCCTCTCCACCACGAACGACAACGCCGACAAGATAAACATACGCATGGTAGAGCGTTTTCGGGGAGAAGAAGTAATCTATCATAGCTTTGACAGTGCATAAGACGACCCGTATGGCTACTACGCTCCCGAGTTCCTAAATGGATTGACTCCCAACGGTCTGCCTCCGCATGCACTCAAACTGAAGCTCAACTGCCCTGTCATACTTCTGAGGAACATTGATCCGGCTAATGGTCTATGTAACGGGACGAGGCTTGTGGTGCGAGATTTCGAGAGGAACGCCATCGACGCAGAAATCGTGATCGGACAACACGCAAGTAGGAGGGTGTTCCTTCCTCGAATACCCCTATGCCCGTCTGACAATGACATGTTTCCATTCAAGTTCAAGAGGAAGCAATTTCCTGTAAGGCTTAGCTTTGCTATGACAATTAATAAGGCTCAAGGCCAGACGATTCCGATTGTTGGCATGTACCTACCTAATCCGGTGTTCTCTCATGGTCAACTCTATGTCGCATTGTCTCGAGCCACCGCAAAGAAAAATATAAAGATCCTCattgagaaggagaaggagaaggataaTGCCAAGAAGCAAAACGGTAAATCTAAGAAGCGAAAAAGACCTGCCTTGTCCTTATAGACCTCGATGAAGAACATCGTCTATAAGGAAGTCCTTACAGGCTGAAGTCCGCTCTTAAATATGTGAGAGGATTTACTCTTATGCTACAGGTAATTTGGTGCTCTTTGGTGTCTTTGTACATATCTATATCTTTCGATGTTTGCAATTGAACTTTATTATGTTTACAGTACAAGGCAAGTATTAATAATATTGCCTCGGATTTGTGACTTTGCAAGTTGCCAAATTTTGCTGTATGTGacattatttttcattttgctggtttgcttatgtatattattcttttgttgttttgtAATCAATCATCAACTACATCTAAACTCGGCTTTGTTTTTCTGCACAAATATTGCACACTGCCTTGGTCACTTCGTTCTTGTAAAACTAGACTCCACTCAAGTGTTCTACATTAGAGAAATATTTATGATGCGGCCCCAATGTAGACTGTATGTTTACTTATTGTCGTGATCTTTGTACGTTGATGCCTACACCCTACATCCTGAGCCACTTGACGACCAATCTGTAAATCGATCTTAAAAATATAGATGCAGATACGTTAATTATAATGTGGCATCGAATCCCATGATAATTCATACCTGAAATAAAATTGTGATTTATTTGATATCTTACTATCGTATCCGCATCGAGCACAACCGAGCGCATCTATTTCCGGTGAGGCCAACTATCCAGAATCCTGCCGCATCTTAAATCCATTGACGCTTTTCTGTTATAGGCTTTGTTCTATGTAGATACCGAAATTAGCATCGCTAAACTTTTAATCTGTAAATACCACTATAGAGTACTTTGGCCTGTAATTAGCAAGTCTTCCTTCGTTGCCGCGCAAGTACTTCTCTTGCATTCCCTGAGATATAAAGTATATACTATCTCTACTTCCTAATCCGTTTGAAAGATTAATTCAAACTATGCATGCTCCTAATAAGGAGaagttctttattatcttgcatgtACTTTCACCAGAATGATTATTTTCGTTATACCTCACTGACCAATGATGTCAGGCTTTACTTCGTCGGAAATCAGCACATACCAGCTAGCGAATATTCAACATAAAAATATAATGGTTATAGGCACATACCTTTCATTGCCTTTAATCTTcaagttctcctcgatctgctCTCTACCCATGTTCGCACATGATCCAAATTTCTCTTTCATGCTCATGAGTTTCTGATAACACGCTGATTTACGTTTATGTGTTCCTGAATAGAGTAACCAAATTAAGTGAAAATGGGTTTTCTTCTTGACTAAATAAAGTAGAAGACGGTACCAGCATTTTCCGACAAAGAGGGAGGGGGAGGAAAGAATTTATTATTAAGCTACTACAAGGGAGTCACATCTTTTAGATTCATCTTTACATGCAAGGAGAAAACTGTGATAATGCAGCCATAGAGGAACGAAtccaaaatacacaaaacaaatACATTGTTGCTATCATGAGTTTTGTTGTTGGGGTCAGGCAATTGAAGATTGTGGTCATAAATGCAGTAAAGCATGCCTCTACTTATGAGAGAACAACCAAAATTACAATAAAGTCCACACTGATTATAAGTATATTGTTCGTACAAAGTGCTAAAAAGGAAAATAGGTCTTCATAAATTGAAGATAGTTCAGCCACATCAGATTCAACACTACACATAACTCGCGTACATATATGCATTGTTAAATACACTGCTAATCACATCAATACGAAAATTTCCTTTCGAGGTCTTGCAGCTCTTTGGAAATAAAACAAAAGCGACCAAAGGGCAGCTTCGAATACCTTGCCTGCGGAGACCGTGCATGTCTAGCAATGAACCTCACCAGGACTCAATCATTTGGCATGAACAGATTGCTGGGCTGCAGCACACAACAAGAAGAACCAGTTCAACACGGAGTTAATTTGAAAAAACCAATGTCCAAGACAGTTTGTAGTTAACATAAATTAACATTATTGTTTCAGTTAACAACAAAAAATAACATTATTGTTTCAGTTAACAACTCCTTTCTTGCATGGACATGTATTATGTGATCAAGCAGTAAAAAGCATTTAAGGGATTATCTAAGTACAAAATTTAGAGAGAAAAACAAAAAATTCAGACCATGAACCACCGATCTTCACAAAATAACTTGTCTGAGGTTACTTATCTTCCTAAGAGAGCGTGTACTGCACGTCGATGATGCCCATTTGCTCTATAGGATCCTGCACAATTTACAGATGTTTTTCCACTATCATGCGCCCATGGACGAGGCACCTTGAGAAGTGTTTGGCATATTATGCATCTCCGAAAATATTGTAATCAGACCCCATGCGTGGAACAGCTTGTTCTGCCTGATATATGTGTGCAACATGTCAGATGCAAATAATTTGATCAACTAATTATTTAGTCTAACCAGCATTGTGCTaagcaatcaatcaatcaattTATGTACGGGTTCATATGCCAACACATCTACAAACATCCCTGGTAAATACTGGAGCCAACACCTCCACAAACCCGTGTGAGCTGCAACCTCCACACACAGAATTGCATGCTATTGATTGAAGAGGAAGAGTAGCTATACCTGGTACGGCTCTATGGACTGTTCTCATCCGCGTCGACCTCATCTGAAGCCTCGACGGCCACATGTCTGTGAAGTCGGTGTACACCATCCTGCTCATGTCGCTGGCACGGAAGGCTCGACAAATGGACGGGTGTCGATTTGGGGAGAGGAGGACTCAGCCACGAGGCGGTAGAGGCACGGGAAGGACCCGTCGCCGCTGGCGGCGGCGAGGACAAGTCGAGCACTGCCAAGCGCGGCCGCGAGATTGGCGAGGTCGGCGCGAGCAGGGCAGTCGGCGAACACGGCATGGGCAGGGAGGTGGCGAGGTGCTTCCGAGGAGAGCGAGCGGCGGTCGAGGAGGCCGAGGATCAGGGCGAGGCGGAGGCTGCGGCTAGCGGCGGGAGAAGACTGTCCTTCCACCGCCGGCGGTGGCGACCTTTGTGTGATGTTGGTCGCCGGTTGTTTTCGCATCTAGTCGCCGTCGGATGAGTGGAGGGGAGCTGGGGAGGGGATGAGAGGAGGCGGCGGTGCGAGACGAGGTCGCCGGCTGTGGGGGCGAGAGCGGAGGGGGTGGAATGGGTGACTCGCCAAGATCTGGCATCGTGAGTGGACTGGGAGTCTGGGAGTGGAGAGAGTGAGGGGATCAAGGGAGGGGGATAGGTGCTGGTTGGGCTTGGGTCGTGCGGGGAAGGATAGGTTGGGtgctgttttttttgttttttaggggGTAGATTGGGTGCTGGTTGGGCCGTGTTGGTAGCTGATTTGGGCATACAAAAACATATATATTAAAGTGTATACATATGTTAATTAAACATGgagcatacaaaaaaatattttttatactTATTAGATATATTGAAAGTATCACACAAAAAACGCAATTTTGAGAGAAGAAACCGAATATACTTGgtttgtgttggattgcttgcatgATTTTATCTTTTGTCGGACGATTTTCCTTAGCCTATATAAATAAATTAAAATGATTGAAGAAATTTCAGATGACTTCTTATTTATATAAGAACATTATAGTTGGTTATTTTCTCCGAGATAAATGCAACATCTTTTTTTATAATATGAAAAACGGGTTTTCTATTTTACAAAATAAAATAGTTGTGttagtttcacttttatttttattatatatattatcTATGTTTCTTTCATCAGAGATAAAAAGTGATGGGTTCCGACATACACACTGATGTAACGATGAACGACCTGACTGAAACACTACGAGAAGAGGTGCATATAGCTAATCTTTGTATGTATGTTATACATGATAATACAAAAGGTGTATTCTTTATGTATTTTTTTTCAGAATATAGGAGACATAGATATGCAATTTGGAGATGCACAAAAAGAATCCATCGACAAGGGTTCCGAAGCGACGTCACTAAAATGGGGCTTCATCGAATTTTTAAAACATAATGATGTGGAAGCGGTGATATCtcataaaaaatcaaaaaaggaTGCAAATTAAATGTTACAATGCAAGGTATTTTTTTTCAATGTTGTTATCGATTTTTCCTTCGTCATATTGCCTAATTCACTCGATTTTGTATCATGCCAACAGACTATGTTTGTACACATTGTTAATTTTCCATTTTGTGATCACTTTACATTACAAATGAACTGAACTTGAATTATTATGCACTTGTGACCATGTTGCATTGTCTCTATATATGGTCTCTACCTGTGAAATTTAGCATGCATTATCTTTACATAACTttagaaaaatatttcaaaagcccgtggcaacgcacgggcattctactagaaaagcgaataattatgatgttatctaggcatgatcatgtatataggcatcacgtccatgacaagtagaccgactcctgcctgcatctactactattactccacacatcgaccgctatccagcatgcatctagagtattaagttcataggaacagagtaacgcattaaaaaagatgacatgatgtagagggataaactcaagcaatatgatataaaacccatctttttatgctcgatggcaacaatacaatacgtgttttgcaaccctttttgtcactgggtaagaacaccgcaagattgaacccaaagctaagcacttctcccatggtaagaaagatcaatctagtaggtcaaaccaaaccgataatttgaagagacttgcaaacataactcaatcatacataaaagaatttagagaagattcaaatattattcatagataaacttgatcataaacccataattcatcgaatctcgacaaacacaccacaaaaagagattacatcgaataggtctccacaagagagggggagatcattgtattgagatccaaaaagagagaagaagccaactagctaataactatggacccgaaggtctatgataaactactcacaactcattggaggggctatggtgttgatgtagaagccctccgtggtggattccccctccggcagaatgttggcgacggctccaagatgggatctcgcggatacataaggttacggtggtggaaatatttctttggtgtctccctggatgttttcggggtatgtaggcttatataggaggaagaagtacgtcggtggccgcctgaggggcccacgagacagggggcgcgccctgtaggggtgggcgcaccctcctatctcgtggagacctcggcagcttcttgacttgcactccgagtcctctggatcacgttcattccaaaaatcacgctcccgaaggtttcattccgtttggactccgtttgatattccttttcttcgaaataccaaaataggcaaaaaaacagcaatatgagttgggcctccggttagtaggttattcccaaaaatgatataaatgtgtaaaataaagcccatagacatccaaaacaggtaatataatagcatggaacaataaaaaattatagatacgttggagacgtatcaacccgccGCATTATGTTGGTTTGCTTTCATCAAGATCAACGAGTCATCCTCAAAGAGGAGATTAGTTACTGGTGGGGCGTCTCTACATACTTTAACTCCTAATATTTTCCCGTTCTCCTCAGCATGCGAGCGCAAGGCATTCAACCCTTCTGTGCACAACAGGAATAGGTAAGGTGATAGCGGGTCCCCCTATCTCAACCCTCTAGTAGGCTTAAAACTCTCACTTTCCTTTGCATTTATCGTTACTTTGTATTCTATTGTTGCGACGCATTGCATAATCAAATTAACCCACTCTCGACGGAAACCCAATTTTAGCATAATCTCCTTCAGAAAAGTCCACTCGACTCTATCGTAGGCTTTGTGCATGTcaagttttatagcacacaagcccTCTCTACCCTCTTTTTTATTCTTGATTGTGTGAAAACATTCATAGGCCACTAAAATATTATCGGTTATCAATCTACCTGGTACAAAAGCACTATGTGTTGGACTAATAATTTCTAGTAGAAGGGTCTTCAATCGAGAGGCCACCATTTTTGTAATTATTTTGTATAGCACATTACATAAGATGATCGGCCTAAATTGGGATACCTTTTCTGGTGAGTTAATCTTAGGAATCATCAAGACTGCAGTATCATTCCAACCATCCGGGATAGTACATGTGTTGATTGCTTTCAGAACCTCCTCAACTAGGTCTTCCCCTAGCATGGGCCTGAACCTTTTATAGAAGATAGCGTGGAGTCCATCTAGTCCTGGAGCTTTCAAGTCCCCAATATCAAATAAAGCCTTGCGAACATCTTCCACGGTATAAGGAGCAAGTAGAGCATTGTTCATTTCGTTTGACACTCTCTTACCCACAAGAGATAAATCTTCTTGATTCGGATGCTGAACTTTCGATGTGAAAAGCTTTGCGAAATATTCAGTTATGTGATTCGTCAAATCCTTTTCTGTTAACCATTTTTCAGACTCATCTAATAGTTACTTTATATTATTCCTTTTTTTGCTAGTCGTGGCAGCATTATGGAAAAATACATATTACGATCCCCGTGCATCAACAAGTTCGCCCGTCCTCTTTGTAACCAGAAAATTTCCTCTTGATCCAAGATATTTTCAATTAGCACAATAGTTTCCTTCTGACAACCTTGAGACTCCATATTTAACAGGCCCCGCCTTAGTCTCtccaatttttttttaatttcctAATGCTCACCTTTGGTCCCTTTAGAGTTTCCCAGTCCCAGGTATGTAGATCGGCATGTACTGCTCTGGTACGATCATCAAGTGACGGTCCAATACATGTAAGTCTTGCTTTCTCCCAAGATGCCTTAACAATTTCAATGACCGTCTCTTCCTTCAACCACCTCGCCTCAAATTGTTTAACCTGACCTTCTGGTCGTTTAAAGATTTTTTCATCCAAGTAATCCGTATTCAGTACGATTGGGCAGTGGTCAGAATGAACATGTTCTTCATTGATTACTGCCGCTTGTGGAAATTTGTTTGCCCATGCTATATTGCAGACCCCCCGATCAAGACATTCTCGTATTTTGCCTCTCCTCCAAGTGAACAGGTCACCCGTATAGCCAAGGTCATCCAGCCCGCAATCCATTAGGCATTCACGAAATTCTCTCATCATACCAAGTGGTCTAGGAGTATCACCCTCTTTTTCCGACGGGTATAAAATTTCATTAAAGTCCCCCAAAATAACCCAGGGGTGATTGCCCTTACTATATAGATTGTGAATATCGTCCCAAGAAAGATGGCGCTCGTTCCATTTCGGACGACCATAGAAACCCGTGAACCGCCACTGAACCACTTCCTCATTCATAAAAACAATATCAATAAAGTGGGGCGAGATATAGTTCAACTCGATTTTATTCGACTTATGATAAAACAAAACTAGGCCACCGGCCTTACCATCGCTTTCCACTGCAAACATAGAATCAAAACCTAAATTACGACGAAGCTCATCGGCTTTACAATTATTCAAATAGGATTCAGAAAGGAAAACTAAATCTGCCCTTGTACGCTCCTGTAGGTCCAGGAGCTCACGAACTACCGTGTTGGAGAGCATACCAGGACAGTTCCATCCTAAGATTTTCATTTGGCCTGGTGGTCCTCCTTGGAGGCCGCCGATGTGCCAATCTCGTATTTCTCTTCGCCAACCGATTCCACTTCCTGCGGAACATACTCT from Triticum aestivum cultivar Chinese Spring chromosome 3B, IWGSC CS RefSeq v2.1, whole genome shotgun sequence includes these protein-coding regions:
- the LOC123071946 gene encoding uncharacterized protein isoform X3, which translates into the protein MHGLRRQGTHKRKSACYQKLMSMKEKFGSCANMGREQIEENLKIKGNERSIHISIRTRTIKFKALMVDWRFRKMAAGRVLVLHKGSRAGTRVSLAAAPAPVDRWKPRRHPCLAGSRGGTGGKV